A portion of the Saccharomyces paradoxus chromosome XV, complete sequence genome contains these proteins:
- the HIS3 gene encoding imidazoleglycerol-phosphate dehydratase HIS3 (Imidazoleglycerol-phosphate dehydratase~similar to YOR202W), whose product MTEQKALVKRITNETKIQIAISLKGGPLALEHSIFPEKEEEAVAEQATQSQVINIHTGVGFLDHMIHALAKHSGWSLIVECIGDLHIDDHHTTEDCGIALGQVFKEALGAVRGVKRFGSGFAPLDEALSRAVVDLSNRPYAVVELGLQREKVGDLSCEMIPHFLESFAEASRITLHVDCLRGKNDHHRSESAFKALAVAIREATSPNGTNDVPSTKGVLM is encoded by the coding sequence ATGACGGAGCAAAAGGCCCTAGTAAAGCGTATTACAAATGAAACCAAGATTCAGATCGCGATCTCTTTAAAGGGTGGTCCTCTAGCGCTGGAACACTCGATCTTCCCAGaaaaggaggaagaagCAGTCGCGGAACAGGCTACGCAATCGCAAGTGATTAACATCCACACGGGTGTGGGGTTTCTGGACCATATGATACATGCTTTGGCCAAGCATTCCGGCTGGTCACTAATCGTTGAATGTATCGGTGACTTGCACATAGACGACCACCACACCACTGAAGACTGCGGGATTGCCCTCGGTCAGGTCTTCAAAGAGGCCCTAGGGGCCGTGCGTGGTGTGAAACGGTTTGGTTCAGGATTCGCACCTTTGGATGAGGCACTTTCCAGAGCGGTGGTAGATCTTTCGAACAGGCCGTACGCAGTCGTCGAACTTGGTTTGCAAAGAGAGAAGGTTGGAGACCTCTCTTGCGAGATGATCCCGCATTTCCTGGAAAGCTTTGCAGAGGCGAGCAGAATCACCCTACACGTTGATTGTCTGCGAGGCAAGAATGATCACCACCGCAGTGAGAGCGCGTTCAAGGCCCTTGCGGTAGCCATCAGAGAAGCCACCTCTCCCAATGGTACAAACGATGTGCCTTCCACCAAAGGTGTTCTTATGTAG
- the DED1 gene encoding DEAD-box ATP-dependent RNA helicase DED1 (ATP-dependent DEAD (Asp-Glu-Ala-Asp)-box RNA helicase~similar to YOR204W), with product MAELSEQVQNLSINDNNENGYVPPHLRGKPRSARNNSSNYNNNNGGGYNGGRGGGSFFSNNRRGGGYGNGGFFGGNNGGSRSNGRSGGRWVDGKHVPAPRNEKAEIALFGVPEDPNFQSSGINFDNYDDIPVDASGKDVPEPITEFTSPPLEGLLLENIKLARFTKPTPVQKYSVPIVANGRDLMACAQTGSGKTGGFLFPVLSESFKTGPSPQPESQGSFYQRKAYPTAVIMAPTRELATQIFDEAKKFTYRSWVKACVVYGGSPIGNQLREIERGCDLLVATPGRLNDLLERGKISLANVKYLVLDEADRMLDMGFEPQIRHIVEDCDMTPVGERQTLMFSATFPADIQHLARDFLSDYIFLSVGRVGSTSENITQKVLYVENQDKKSALLDLLSASTDGLTLIFVETKRMADQLTDFLIMQNFRATAIHGDRTQSERERALAAFRSGAASLLVATAVAARGLDIPNVTHVINYDLPSDVDDYVHRIGRTGRAGNTGLATAFFNSENSNIVKGLHEILTEANQEVPSFLKDAMMSAPGSRSNSRRGGFGRNNNRDYRKAGGASAGGWGASRSRDSSFRGGSGWGSDSKSSGWGNSGGSNNSSWW from the coding sequence ATGGCTGAACTGAGCGAACAAGTGCAAAATCTAAGCATTAACGACAACAACGAAAATGGTTACGTTCCTCCTCACTTAAGAGGAAAACCAAGAAGTGCCAgaaacaacagcagcaactataataacaacaatggcGGCGGCTACAATGGTGGCCGTGGCGGTGGTAGTTTCTTTAGCAACAACCGTCGTGGTGGTGGTTACGGCAACGGTGGTTTCTTCGGTGGAAACAACGGTGGCAGCAGATCTAACGGCCGTTCTGGTGGTAGATGGGTCGATGGCAAACATGTTCCAGCCCCAAGAAACGAAAAGGCCGAGATCGCCCTATTTGGTGTTCCCGAAGATCCAAATTTCCAATCCTCTGGTATCAACTTCGACAACTATGACGATATTCCAGTGGACGCCTCTGGTAAGGATGTTCCTGAACCAATCACAGAATTTACCTCTCCTCCATTGGAAGGATTGTtattagaaaatatcaaattgGCCCGCTTCACCAAGCCAACCCCCGTGCAAAAATATTCCGTCCCTATTGTTGCCAACGGTAGAGATTTGATGGCTTGTGCACAAACTGGTTCCGGTAAGACTGGTGGGTTCTTATTCCCAGTCTTGTCCGAATCTTTCAAAACCGGACCATCTCCTCAACCAGAGTCTCAAGGCTCCTTTTACCAAAGAAAAGCCTATCCTACTGCTGTCATTATGGCTCCAACTAGAGAGTTGGCTacccaaatttttgatgaagCCAAGAAGTTTACTTACAGATCCTGGGTTAAAGCCTGCGTCGTCTATGGTGGTTCTCCAATCGGTAACCAACTAAGAGAAATTGAGCGTGGTTGCGATCTTTTGGTCGCTACTCCAGGTCGTTTGAACGACTTGTTGGAACGTGGTAAGATCTCTTTGGCCAACGTCAAGTATTTGGTTCTAGATGAAGCTGATAGAATGTTGGATATGGGTTTTGAACCTCAAATTAGACACATTGTCGAAGACTGTGATATGACTCCTGTCGGTGAAAGACAAACCCTGATGTTCTCAGCTACTTTCCCCGCTGATATCCAACATTTGGCCCGTGATTTCTTAAGTGACTATATCTTTTTGTCTGTTGGTAGAGTTGGTTCTACTTCAGAAAACATTACCCAAAAGGTCTTATATGTCGAAAATCAAGATAAAAAATCAGCTCTATTGGATCTATTGTCTGCCTCTACAGACGGTTTGACTTTGATCTTTGTCGAAACTAAGAGAATGGCCGATCAATTGACCGATTTCTTGATCATGCAAAACTTTAGAGCTACCGCTATTCATGGTGACCGTACCCAATCTGAAAGAGAACGTGCCTTGGCCGCTTTCAGGTCTGGTGCGGCTTCTCTATTAGTTGCCACAGCTGTTGCAGCTAGAGGTCTAGATATTCCAAATGTCACTCATGTTATCAATTACGATCTACCAAGTGATGTCGATGATTACGTCCATAGAATTGGTAGAACTGGTCGTGCCGGTAACACCGGTCTTGCCACtgcctttttcaatagtgAAAACAGTAACATTGTCAAAGGTTTGCATGAAATCTTGACCGAAGCTAACCAAGAAGTCCCATCATTCTTAAAAGATGCTATGATGAGCGCTCCAGGTAGCAGAAGCAACAGTCGTAGAGGTGGTTTCGGTCGTAACAACAACAGAGATTATCGTAAGGCCGGAGGCGCTAGCGCAGGCGGCTGGGGCGCCTCAAGAAGCAGAGATAGCTCTTTCAGAGGTGGTAGTGGCTGGGGTAGCGATTCCAAGTCTTCTGGCTGGGGTAACAGCGGTGGTTCAAACAACTCTTCTTGGTGGTGA
- the MRM1 gene encoding Mrm1p (Ribose methyltransferase~similar to YOR201C), which translates to MTSLTNAVFRRYLAVTPSAQQAVKTRIKKKLSSFDKIFSQQSNTRKKPWETLNEDKASWFKRKYAHVHAREQNPAADPYGRKKAHVEKLKEIKSQAKLDQKRHKSKFQNKNTVQKLVKDNPIFEYVYGTNSVYAALLNPGRRFHSRLLYYGSVPSKILQRVDELKIPTEPVDKHRLNLLTNYGVHNNIALETKPLQPAEIAYLGDMDTSSAALTVHELGFNNEHIPHELLYGIKANSKNFPLGLYLDEVTDPHNIGAIIRSAYFLGVDFIVMSRKNCSPLTPVVSKTSSGALELLPIFYVDKPLEFFTKSQEMGGWTFITSHLADATAEKYTAGKTLSVRDLNGMCTELPVVLVVGNESQGVRTNLKMRSDFFVEIHFGGSENGNRAPEPIVDSLNVSVATALLIDNILTCK; encoded by the coding sequence ATGACTTCTCTGACTAATGCCGTGTTCAGACGATACTTGGCAGTGACGCCTAGCGCTCAGCAGGCTGTTAAAACGagaattaagaaaaagttgTCGTCTTTCGATAAGATTTTCTCACAGCAGAGcaatacaagaaaaaaaccatGGGAAACATTGAATGAGGACAAAGCATCGTGGTTCAAAAGGAAATACGCTCACGTGCATGCCAGGGAACAGAACCCTGCAGCGGACCCATATGGCAGGAAAAAGGCCCACGTCGAGAAGTTAAAGGAGATTAAGAGTCAGGCGAAATTAGATCAAAAGAGGCATAAATCTAAGTTTCAAAACAAGAACACAGTGCAGAAACTTGTGAAGGACAACCCCATATTTGAGTATGTCTACGGCACGAACAGCGTTTATGCAGCGTTGCTCAACCCGGGAAGAAGGTTCCATTCTCGACTACTGTACTATGGTTCTGTTCCCAGTAAAATTCTTCAGAGAGTCGATGAACTGAAGATTCCGACAGAGCCGGTGGACAAACACAGATTAAACTTGTTAACAAATTACGGGGTGCACAATAACATCGCTCTCGAAACGAAACCCTTGCAGCCTGCGGAGATTGCATACTTAGGCGACATGGACACCAGTTCAGCGGCACTGACCGTTCACGAGCTGGGTTTCAATAATGAACATATTCCGCATGAACTGCTTTATGGTATAAAAGCAAACTCTAAGAACTTTCCACTGGGGTTGTATCTGGATGAGGTCACTGACCCGCACAACATTGGTGCCATTATTAGAAGCGCGTACTTCCTGGGGGTAGACTTCATTGTAAtgtcaagaaaaaactgCTCTCCCTTGACGCCGGTAGTGTCCAAGACAAGTAGCGGAGCCCTCGAACTTCTGCCCATATTTTACGTCGATAAACCGTTGGAGTTTTTCACTAAATCACAAGAAATGGGTGGCTGGACCTTTATTACAAGCCACTTAGCTGATGCTACCGCAGAGAAGTACACGGCCGGTAAAACTCTCAGTGTGCGCGATTTGAATGGGATGTGTACTGAGCTACCAGTTGTATTAGTGGTGGGAAACGAAAGCCAGGGCGTAAGAACGAATCTGAAGATGAGGAGTGACTTCTTTGTCGAAATCCACTTTGGTGGCTCGGAGAATGGCAATCGGGCTCCAGAACCCATTGTTGACTCGCTAAATGTAAGCGTGGCTACAGCATTGTTAATAGATAACATTCTGACTTGTAAATAA
- the BFR1 gene encoding Bfr1p (Component of mRNP complexes associated with polyribosomes~similar to YOR198C), whose protein sequence is MSSQQHKFKRPDVSVRDKKLDTLNVQLKKIDTEIGLIRKQIDQHQVNDTTQQERKKLQDKNKEIIKVQADLKTRRSNIHDSIKQLDAQIKRKNNQIEEKLGKKAKFSSTAEAKQRINEIEESIASGDLSLVQEKLLVKEMQSLNKLIKDLVNIEPIRKSVDADKAKISQLKEELNGLNPKDVSNQFEENQQKLNDIHSKTQGVYDKRQTLFNKRAALYKRRDELYSQIRQIRADFDNEFKSFRAKLDKERLKREEEQRLSKLLEQKDVDMGKLQEKLTHAKIPAFTYEIGAIENSLLVLDPTYVKPKKNVLPDLSGNALETKPARKVVADDLVLVTPKKDDFVNVAPSKSKKYKKKNQQKNSENEQPASIFNKVDGKFTLEPTLIATLAELDVTVPINSDDVKVTVEQLKKKHEELLSKQEDQTKQNIESVEKEIEKLNLDYANKEQQVKKELEEKRLKEQEESEKDKEN, encoded by the coding sequence ATGTCCTCCCAACAACACAAATTTAAGCGTCCAGATGTCTCCGTTAGAGACAAGAAATTGGACACACTTAACGttcaattgaagaaaatcgaCACTGAGATCGGCTTAATTAGAAAGCAAATCGATCAACACCAGGTCAACGATACCACTCAACAAGAACGTAAGAAGTTGCAAGATAAGAACAAGGAAATCATCAAGGTGCAAGCTGACTTGAAGACCCGTAGAAGTAACATTCACGACTCTATCAAGCAATTGGACGCTCAAATcaagagaaaaaacaaCCAAATTGAGGAGAAGTTAGGTAAAAAGGCTAAGTTCTCTTCCACTGCAGAAGCCAAGCAAAGaatcaatgaaattgaagagtCTATTGCGTCTGGTGACCTTTCTTTGGTTCAAGAAAAGTTACTTGTTAAAGAAATGCAATCTTTGAACAAATTGATCAAAGATTTAGTTAACATCGAGCCAATTAGGAAGTCTGTTGACGCTGACAAGGCAAAAATCAGCCAATTGAAGGAAGAATTGAACGGATTGAATCCAAAGGATGTCTCTAACCAATTCGAAGAGAACCAGCAAAAATTGAACGATATCCATTCAAAAACTCAAGGTGTTTATGACAAAAGACAAACTTTATTCAACAAGCGTGCTGCTTTGTACAAGAGACGTGACGAATTATATAGTCAAATCAGGCAAATCAGAGCTGACTTTGACAAtgaattcaaatcttttaGAGCTAAGTTGGACAAGGAACGTTTGAAACGTGAAGAGGAACAAAGATTATCCAAACTTTTGGAACAGAAAGATGTTGACATGGGCAAATTGCAAGAAAAGTTGACTCATGCGAAAATCCCAGCCTTCACTTATGAAATCGGTGCCATTGAGAACTCTTTACTTGTCTTGGACCCAACTTACGtgaaaccaaagaaaaacgtCCTACCTGACTTAAGTGGCAATGCTTTGGAAACCAAACCTGCCAGAAAAGTTGTTGCTGATGACTTGGTTTTGGTCACTCCAAAGAAGGATGATTTTGTTAATGTTGCTCCATCCAAATCTAAGAaatacaagaagaagaaccaaCAGAAGAACTCTGAAAATGAACAACCTGCTTCCATTTTCAACAAAGTCGATGGTAAGTTTACTTTGGAGCCAACACTAATTGCTACTTTGGCTGAGTTAGATGTCACTGTCCCAATCAACAGTGATGATGTCAAGGTCACCGTTgaacaattgaagaaaaagcacGAAGAACTCTTGTCGAAGCAAGAAGATCAAAccaaacaaaatattgaatctgttgaaaaggaaatcgAAAAGTTGAACCTGGATTACGCCAACAAAGAACAACAAgtaaaaaaggaattggaagaaaaaagattgAAAGAACAGGAAGAATCTGAAAAAGATAAGGAAAattga